In Clostridium sp. 'White wine YQ', the DNA window GCTATTTCTCTAATTGATGAAGATATTTCTCTAAATGCCTCCATAGAATCATTTATAGCTTCCTCTTGATCTTGAAGCTCATCGTTCATCTTTTCACTGGTTGTTGAAATACTATTTGTATCCTTTAATATATTTGTTGCTATGTTAAAAATGTTATCTGAAGCAATTTTACTCTTTTCTGCAAGCTTTCTTACCTCATCAGCTACAACTGCAAAACCTCTTCCTGCTTCTCCTGCTGAGGCTGCTTCAATAGCTGCATTTAATGCAAGTAAATTTGTTTGTTCAGATATTCCTTTTATCATCACTGTCATTTCATTTACTTTTAGCATATTGTTATTCATCAATTGTATTTTTTCGTTAAAATTATTAAATGTGCTTTTCAATTCCTTAAGACTATTTATTACCTTCTCCATTGAAACATTAGAATTATTAGCCTTATTATCAATTCCCTCTGTCATTCTATTTATGTTTTCGAATTGACTGGTTATTCCATCAAGGTCATTACTAAATTCATTAACCACTTCAACTATTTCTGATAATCTTTCTGCTTGTCCCTTACTTCCTTCTGCTACATTATTAATGGAATTTGCTACATTTTCAGTTGATGCCACAAAATCCACAGATGTATTTGATAGCACCTCTGATTTTTCGTCTATTATCGAAGCATTGGATTTTATTAAAGTAATTATATCTGAAATATATCCTTGCGTAGTTTCAATTGCCTTTTCAATTTCAGCAATTTCATCATTTCTTCTTAAATGCTTTTCCTCAATTTTAAAGGTTAAATCTCCATTCGAAAGACTTTCCACATGTTTTTTTATTGTCTTTAGCTTCTTTGATATTACATTTATTATTATAACTGCTACAATTGCTGCTAATATTAAAGCAATTACTCCTACCATGAGCAGCCTATCAGTCATGTTTCTTACTTCTTTTAGTATTCCTTCTTGATCTAAATATAGCCCAAAAGACCATCCTAATTCTTTTATTGATCCATAAGCTATCATATTAGTTTTTGCATCTTGCTTATAATCTTCTATACCTTCCTTACCTTTAACCATACTATT includes these proteins:
- a CDS encoding methyl-accepting chemotaxis protein translates to MRFGKTIKVQLLVPIMTIIILLVLGLSYIAMSESKKNISENSKRYLQVLSKEKTNSINSLINENLTNMWGISNNKILKDGDSWELIKNLLESQKKSKDHISIGIADLNGRITFSDDTTGQIDDMDFFKGALGGQGVVRKAGVDSEGKIVFQYIVPIVASGSISKVLVVNRYEPEIDRIVNKDVMENGTGVIIDSKGNIEVYKDKNKIGKSFGQTIGSSDLVKIQNSMVKGKEGIEDYKQDAKTNMIAYGSIKELGWSFGLYLDQEGILKEVRNMTDRLLMVGVIALILAAIVAVIIINVISKKLKTIKKHVESLSNGDLTFKIEEKHLRRNDEIAEIEKAIETTQGYISDIITLIKSNASIIDEKSEVLSNTSVDFVASTENVANSINNVAEGSKGQAERLSEIVEVVNEFSNDLDGITSQFENINRMTEGIDNKANNSNVSMEKVINSLKELKSTFNNFNEKIQLMNNNMLKVNEMTVMIKGISEQTNLLALNAAIEAASAGEAGRGFAVVADEVRKLAEKSKIASDNIFNIATNILKDTNSISTTSEKMNDELQDQEEAINDSMEAFREISSSIREIAPRIKKANENVELLNSQKDTIVIKSIEVANISQEISSSAEEISSATQEMTASSQELYATSQELNEMTVVMKENVDIFKV